The proteins below come from a single Pichia kudriavzevii chromosome 2, complete sequence genomic window:
- a CDS encoding uncharacterized protein (PKUD0B08230; similar to Saccharomyces cerevisiae YFL007W (BLM10); ancestral locus Anc_8.69), with product MSSPVPEFNFARPNPKRPLNLGNSPTTDLNVSSRFVDVRATHSPQVRKELERLQMYGLDISNDDDEALKALSDPNSPFFGTNKVRKLKNKALLPYKTETIRDQYKYLSFIIAHIYIAVKSLDLKGNLTISVEDFEAAKSAVLNNEGWDDFINSTFTFDGQKYETLHTNESETIEDDENEEDSDYYDSSEDEDEDAANSTPILKVEPESASIISLKYWTKELKNLLKMGLILPLDITKKLVKLFYAVTLSRGQSIDLSFYIETITLLTREKKLLKSNGLILDWRLVYEEFATTLGNPTTFGPSMKDTRFKKLVSLALSVKYYFDDDCVPLIMENIMERLSNQTVSSSLIHLLIMLPMNFKIPSTNIDGSVYYDKRDIRYYLPIFFDLWVNHKSDKEINCLVSLVMNIAVESLKKGADDNSILYRGNYGIFTKHQFKFIMNQLFLSSQIRHNDNKMIKYCKTISQIIISSLSAQFAFEDEGILDYLKTFVDSVYTMIHPSNIGPWSSILAEVVKKLANSLHLRVQGEKKDRDLVPLYHPNYTGLPDSMKLNDSIIESIVKMLLPLIHLGSQSKSSTQRRQYNQALQVLCFMKPQLVLDNLLLDWYSSFETVNSTHRIPIVINQLNQLARIIVEIPVYRVHIARFLSLLIPAIDSNDPEKTIITTDFITTVATIIPFADLTEGAGDGGVTSIDFTSQHIAYLEAKFYESSPASRQFGEQSIPDKFEYDPDYELVALKSATSSFKEFITQFAVSCFKFLEMAPAIESTQTIESQACALISYCFEALVDSTSDELYKCLADSFFEYVTNNVKHEVALVYCNIAECIIRRDPTHQFKQYMDFFMPHIFDEIEHGAGVSRSQDILSKDQRLIWYMRILSGAISGAGVEIVSYLPQIEKFILSNTYKLKGTAGICAAMIGNCALSTISYLRPLERRLVSPTWLEEHGGKYSEECWGGFQFSEKRFEMKYLDYKWYIPSQNEVDMISRTFENIASPSISAVNKLSKRIGDNDKLSLDELDQLGFHVELLEGLLKGVCCLFDQSYKEPIENKNLGKLKSSLGPTQLSSSPSLVNLAKSDSSSSIPDEIKMQKGHLSIQPSIDKISSTSNSSTESSEKKASDDEEMQDINPINREIEEKITKADSSSNLSILSDEIELEIPTRAATPGINDSIDAVDASLTKRSDILYTYGPYFPKDSFSKGMDPSYHRLHNTRDEIGKSLHNSMRTLLKKDGFIDLISKVIQCTSTWLNDCGYYSSDNELYTDNLHFISILEFPGVFAPYTRSVLGARLAVYHCSRINISCCTRLPSKLDKALIKDLVSLAASPYGITAAHATSALSISLNRVMNCTSLIFSIFDEWEEAIMNKDKEVLLSIMIMFDKKKLRGLVEKSATMLPRYEELLFRSAELNEEEITVMSMRLFKSIKKYIRIPAEACIIEEQLIECIRPPDLDVSLKISSLKLAKAKKKAQLKQVLSRLVNKSIQRLSKKLSWKFMLLVLELITSVQSHIEVPLEENVLEAMVKFVDGSHPEISKKGMFWIASIMDTVESRAFNNYDIKNMLSTRPFDPTIVSLKSMISESNAINFFKEIQNTEDPKFYIDNKLWIPMSPWHKDINVVRKFDRKDYNLNISDKLSVQKFAECISKDWLLILLKNHIDESESTTAFFPGIVYFFTSIATLIIFGYVKNLSLSDLFEITDEIYKGEERPTHVAVSEVFCGILFACKHDSQSMSIADIEISKRIERIFDQDLTQSTYKMWSIFSWWLSSHFDVRRTPNILNLICDFEVNSDRKKSPFGLLCRITFLRSYLGSTMNRFHKFDEVTHRMFSILGHPYDTISSEVSSVLFDILFYRSTATFETFDEYMDAVHMDKTGMGLVRTQRNELFHSHLQKYFKTTLMLAAENEGKTPQEVVSSDFMFHVKGLNSLLVKILKTSINIELVDYIVPYILPLTLQLDKVKDACNLADISIDTLFLILGSIRYKEEDHDQIIKLIETNMGWKSPKLTQYKHILAFFGVYGTVRFLERSVDQRKKLMEITVDMLLSPHLYLREQYSQNLKLFIHLFLDSEREQVIKHYIKKFKKIIKKNKLSKEIKLTYEQTNQVHGATLGLCALVEAYPYTTPPPKWLPEILSILEVKCASYGGIIGRTVKNTLAQFKKTRQDTWHIDSKFFTEEQLEDLEGVLYKSYYI from the coding sequence ATGAGTTCTCCTGTTCCTGAGTTCAACTTTGCTAGACCTAATCCCAAGAGGCCTTTAAATTTGGGCAACAGCCCGACTACTGATTTGAATGTGTCTTCCAGATTTGTAGATGTTAGAGCGACACACTCTCCTCAAGTCAGAAAAGAGTTAGAAAGATTACAGATGTACGGATTAGACATTtccaatgatgatgatgaggcTTTGAAAGCTCTAAGTGATCCTAATTCGCCGTTTTTTGGTACAAACAAAGTTAGAAAGCTGAAAAATAAAGCTTTATTGCCATATAAAACAGAAACTATCAGAGATCAATACAAATATCTTAGTTTCATTATAGCCCATATTTATATTGCTGTCAAAAGTTTGGATCTAAAAGGTAATTTAACCATTAGCGTGGAGGATTTTGAAGCTGCGAAAAGTGCTGTACTCAATAACGAAGGTTGGGACGATTTTATAAATTCCACCTTTACTTTTGATGGTCAGAAGTATGAAACATTGCATACCAATGAAAGTGAAACGATagaggatgatgaaaatgaagaagatagTGACTATTATGATTCTTCCgaagatgaggatgaagatgcGGCAAATTCGACTCCCATTCTCAAAGTTGAGCCCGAATCAGCTTCAATTATTTCACTAAAATATTGGACcaaagagttgaagaatctgCTCAAAATGGGATTGATTTTGCCTTTGGATATCACTAAGAAGCTAGTCAAGCTTTTTTATGCAGTCACTTTATCCAGAGGTCAGTCCATTgatctttctttttataTTGAAACCATCACCCTCCTCAccagagagaaaaaactgctaaaatcaaatggtCTTATTTTAGATTGGAGACTTGTATACGAAGAATTTGCTACTACTTTAGGTAATCCAACCACATTTGGACCAAGTATGAAAGATACTCGGTTCAAAAAGCTAGTTTCCCTTGCTTTATCAGTGAAGTACTATTTTGATGACGATTGTGTACCGCTGATTATGGAAAATATAATGGAAAGATTGTCCAATCAAACCGTGTCTTCCTCGTTGATTCACCTTTTGATCATGCTTCCAATGAACTTTAAAATTCCTTCAACCAATATAGATGGTTCTGTCTATTATGATAAGAGGGATATCCGTTATTATCttcccattttctttgaccTATGGGTTAATCATAAGTCTGATAAAGAGATCAACTGTCTAGTTTCATTGGTTATGAATATTGCAGTAGAAAGTCTTAAGAAGGGAGCAGACGACAATTCTATACTCTACCGTGGCAATTATGGTATTTTTACTAAGCATCAATTCAAGTTTATTATGAATCAGCTATTTCTCTCTTCACAGATTCGCcataatgataataaaatGATCAAGTATTGCAAAACTATTTctcaaatcatcattagTTCATTAAGTGCACAGTTTGCCTTTGAAGATGAGGGAATTCTAGATTATCTGAAAACTTTTGTAGACTCTGTTTACACCATGATTCATCCTTCAAACATTGGTCCTTGGTCATCAATTTTAGCCGAGGTTGTCAAGAAACTGGCGAATAGTCTACATCTGCGTGTCCAaggagaaaagaaagaccGAGACTTGGTCCCCTTATACCACCCCAATTATACTGGGTTGCCGGattcaatgaaattgaatgatTCGATAATTGAGTCTATCGTCAAAATGTTATTACCGCTTATCCATTTAGGATCACAGTCCAAGTCCTCAACGCAAAGAAGGCAATACAACCAGGCTTTGCAAGTTTTATGTTTTATGAAACCTCAGTTAGTTCTTGACAATTTGTTATTGGACTGGTattcttcatttgaaaCGGTCAATTCCACTCATAGAATCCCTATTGTAATCAAccaattgaatcaattAGCAAGAATAATTGTTGAAATACCGGTATATAGGGTCCATATTGCCAGATTTTTATCTTTACTAATTCCGGCTATCGATTCGAACGATCctgaaaaaacaatcatTACAACCGATTTTATTACGACAGTTGCTACAATTATTCCATTTGCTGATTTAACAGAAGGAGCTGGAGATGGTGGTGTAACCTCGATTGATTTTACATCCCAACATATTGCGTATTTGGAGGCCAAGTTTTACGAGTCATCGCCGGCTAGCCGTCAATTCGGTGAGCAGAGTATCCCAGATAAATTTGAGTACGATCCTGATTATGAGCTTGTAGCATTAAAGTCGGCAACCTCCtcattcaaagaatttatAACTCAATTTGCAGTTAGTTGTTTTaagtttttggaaatgGCACCTGCTATAGAATCAACTCAGACAATAGAGTCCCAAGCATGTGCTCTAATCTCTTATTGTTTTGAAGCACTCGTTGACTCTACAAGTGATGAACTTTATAAATGTCTTGCtgattctttctttgaatatgtGACTAATAATGTCAAGCACGAAGTCGCATTAGTTTACTGCAATATTGCAGAATGCATTATCAGACGTGATCCGACACATCAATTCAAGCAGTACATGGACTTTTTCATGCCCCATATATTTGACGAAATTGAGCATGGTGCAGGTGTCTCTAGGTCGCAAGATATTCTAAGTAAAGATCAACGATTAATATGGTATATGAGAATATTATCAGGTGCTATATCAGGTGCTGGTGTTGAAATAGTTTCATATTTACCACAAATTGAGAAGTTCATCCTCTCAAATACATATAAACTGAAAGGGACTGCTGGTATTTGCGCCGCAATGATTGGAAACTGTGCGTTGTCAACCATATCATACCTGAGACCTTTGGAAAGACGCTTGGTTTCTCCTACATGGCTAGAAGAACACGGTGGTAAGTACTCGGAGGAGTGTTGGGGCGGATTTCAATTTAGTGAAAAAAGGTTTGAGATGAAATACCTAGATTACAAGTGGTACATACCATCCCAGAACGAAGTCGATATGATCAGTCGTACTTTTGAGAATATAGCTTCCCCATCCATAAGTGCTGTCAATAAGCTCTCTAAAAGGATTGGGGATAATGACAAGTTGTCATTAGATGAGTTGGATCAATTGGGCTTTCATGTTGAACTTCTTGAAGGGCTTCTAAAAGGTGTATGTTGCTTATTTGATCAGTCCTACAAGgaaccaattgaaaacaaaaatttagGGAAActcaaatcatcattagGTCCAACGCAGCTATCCTCATCCCCCTCTTTAGTCAACCTAGCAAAATCAGactcatcttcatcaatccccgatgaaatcaaaatgcAGAAAGGCCATTTGAGTATTCAGCCAtctattgataaaatatcTTCGACTTCAAATAGTAGTACTGAAAGCAGTGAAAAGAAAGCTTCAGACGATGAGGAAATGCAAGATATCAATCCTATAAACAGAGagatagaagaaaaaatcacGAAAGCTGATTCCTCCTCTAATCTATCAATTTTGAGCGATGAAATAGAATTAGAAATACCAACACGTGCAGCGACCCCTGGAATAAATGATTCGATTGATGCAGTTGATGCATCCTTAACGAAAAGGTCAGATATTTTATACACATATGGGCCgtattttccaaaagatTCCTTTTCTAAGGGAATGGATCCTTCATATCACAGGCTACACAATACAAGAGATGAAATTGGCAAGTCTTTACACAACTCTATGAGAACATTACTTAAAAAGGATggatttattgatttgataAGCAAAGTTATTCAATGCACTAGCACTTGGCTAAACGATTGCGGTTATTATAGCAGCGACAATGAGCTTTACACTGATAATTTACATTTTATCTCAATATTGGAATTCCCAGGAGTCTTTGCGCCATACACTAGGTCCGTCCTAGGAGCGAGATTGGCGGTATATCACTGCAGTAGAATTAATATTTCTTGTTGTACTAGGTTACCATCTAAACTAGACAAGGCATTAATAAAAGATTTGGTGTCACTCGCTGCATCTCCATATGGAATCACCGCTGCACATGCTACCTCTGCTTTAAGTATTTCATTAAACAGGGTTATGAACTGCACAAGCTTGATTTTTAGTATTTTTGATGAGTGGGAAGAGGCAATTATGAACAAAGATAAGGAAGTGCTATTAAGTATCATGATAATGTTCGACAAAAAGAAGCTACGTGGTTTGGTTGAAAAAAGTGCAACTATGTTACCGAGATATGAAGAGCTGTTGTTCAGATCCGCCGAGTTgaatgaggaagaaattaCAGTTATGAGTATGCGCTTATTCAAGTCCATCAAAAAGTACATCAGAATACCAGCAGAAGCGTGTATTATTGAGGAACAACTAATAGAATGCATTCGACCACCTGACCTTGATGTTAGTCTCAAGATTTCCTCTTTGAAGCTAGCAAAGGCTAAAAAGAAAGCTCAGTTAAAACAGGTATTATCTAGATTGGTGAATAAATCTATCCAGCGCTTAAGCAAAAAACTGAGCTGGAAATTCATGTTACTTGTTTTGGAATTAATCACAAGTGTTCAATCTCATATTGAGGTCCCCTTGGAAGAGAATGTCTTAGAGGCCATGGTTAAATTTGTTGATGGATCACACCCAgaaatttccaagaaaGGAATGTTTTGGATTGCGTCGATCATGGATACTGTGGAATCTAGAGCCTTCAATAACTATGATATCAAGAACATGCTATCTACGAGACCATTTGACCCCACAATTGTTTCCTTGAAGTCGATGATTTCCGAGAGCAACGCTAtaaacttcttcaaagaaatccaaaatacAGAGGATCCCAAATTTTACATAGATAATAAATTGTGGATTCCCATGTCACCATGGCATAAGGACATTAATGTGGTACGAAAATTTGATCGCAAAGACTACAATTTGAACATCTCCGATAAACTATCAGTTCAAAAATTTGCTGAATGCATTTCTAAGGATTGGCTATTGATactattgaagaatcacATTGACGAATCAGAATCCACTACTGCGTTTTTCCCCGGAATAGTCTACTTTTTCACCTCTATTGCCACCTTAATTATCTTTGGTTATGTAAAGAACCTTTCACTATCAgatctttttgaaattacAGACGAAATTTATAAAGGTGAGGAAAGGCCAACTCATGTTGCAGTCAGTGAGGTTTTTTGTGGAATACTTTTTGCGTGTAAGCATGATAGTCAAAGTATGAGTATTGctgatattgaaatttCTAAGCGTATTGAACGTATCTTTGACCAGGATTTAACACAATCAACATATAAAATGTGGTCTATTTTTTCATGGTGGCTATCCAGCCATTTTGATGTCAGAAGGACACCtaatattttgaatctCATTTGCGATTTTGAAGTAAACAGTGACAGGAAAAAGTCACCTTTTGGATTACTATGTCGTATCACCTTCTTGAGAAGCTATTTAGGATCTACTATGAACAGGTTCCACAAATTTGACGAAGTGACACATAggatgttttcaattttgggCCATCCGTACGATACCATATCATCTGAAGTTAGTtctgttttgtttgatattttgttttatagGTCAACTGCGACATTCGAAACATTTGATGAGTATATGGATGCTGTTCATATGGACAAAACCGGTATGGGGCTTGTGAGAACCCAGAGAAATGAGCTATTCCAttctcatcttcaaaagTATTTCAAGACAACATTGATGCTAGCAGCGGAGAATGAAGGAAAGACCCCACAAGAAGTTGTAAGCTCAGACTTTATGTTTCATGTGAAGGGTTTGAACAGTTTATTggtgaaaattttaaaaactTCGATAAATATCGAGCTTGTTGACTATATTGTTCCTTACATACTACCTTTGACTTTGCAACTCGACAAGGTGAAAGATGCATGTAACCTCGCAGACATCAGTATTGATACTTTGTTTCTGATCCTTGGAAGTATAAGATACAAGGAAGAGGATCATGATCAGATAATAAAGTTGATCGAAACAAACATGGGATGGAAATCACCAAAATTGACACAGTATAAACATATTTTAGCCTTTTTTGGGGTTTATGGCACCGTTCGTTTCCTAGAAAGAAGCGTGGACCAAAGGAAAAAGCTGATGGAGATCACTGTCGATATGCTGCTCAGCCCTCATCTCTACCTTAGAGAACAATACTCTCAGAACTTGAAACTTTTCATCCACTTGTTTTTAGATTCCGAGAGGGAACAGGTCATCAAGCATtatatcaaaaaattcaaaaaaatcatcaagaaaaacaaactcTCTAAGGAAATCAAGTTAACATATGAACAGACCAATCAAGTTCATGGCGCAACTCTTGGACTATGCGCACTAGTTGAGGCTTACCCATATACTACACCACCACCAAAATGGTTACCTGAAATTCTAAGTATTTTAGAAGTAAAATGCGCCAGCTATGGCGGCATTATTGGTAGAACAGTGAAGAATACCTTAGCacaattcaagaaaacGAGACAGGACACTTGGCACATTGACTCCAAATTTTTCACAGAAGAACAGCTCGAAGATTTAGAAGGGGTTTTGTATAAATCTTATTACATTTAA
- a CDS encoding uncharacterized protein (PKUD0B08240; similar to Saccharomyces cerevisiae YLR144C (ACF2); ancestral locus Anc_8.352): MEIPPPIPPRDYASKNSPIPLPPRDYLQKADNVPEQPPRSHPGAQQKSIQVQTQGYSSSDGLANIFDYPISTDPPLSSFQTSNQHPVKLPQFYDVPGPLQTNNFYGNFLVDDQNLPVWTHPYSIWKSTDDQFKGLGISHTSASQRVFGDDPDTGNLKYFFNPVGICSMMLSANEFEPQNFNFKVGDLSRFSIGLKFLTGTGEMHVNAVQGMGMITAVYNGSITPRVASKVGIQPIQQLGTTSNGLQKYKFVLFDNTSWIVYTNSILKQVSQNSVVSSPTNGQQVIVQIAKLSDDNSIQYYDKVAGSWVTGCILEASVISNNRCQYTFDYSISGSSASNKILQWFLPHHIDSIDPKMQDDKAGDISLDSTCKGPMEGFIISQFTMVESLPPESLMFEPWSDKSGVHGYSKYSLDIINKVAEEEISLFDVVNESNTDSMYATGKVFDKGAFLLYVVAFVLKNQNLTKIMLDKMKTAFDKFINNRQLAPLCYDNQWKGIVSTSGLQEGNFYCDYGNCFYNDHHFHYGYHVHAAAIVALVDHSFGDGSWINGSKDWVENLIRDFCNPSPKDKYFPQFRSFDFFNGHSFANGLFAHGDGKDEESSSEDFHAYYGIRLWSAITGNKSLEAVSSLILAIEKRAIGMYMYYKDDNKIMPPRFIKNRVSGILFENKIDHATYFGMEKEYIHGIHMIPLTPMSNYIRDSRFVKEEWEGLQLAKLADAIDSGWKGLLMLNCAMYDPKRSWEFFSSEKFQSRWLDNGMSRTWALAYAAGMGGC, from the coding sequence ATGGAAATTCCTCCTCCAATTCCTCCTCGGGATTATGCAAGCAAAAACTCTCCCATTCCGCTTCCACCCAGAGATTATCTACAGAAGGCCGACAATGTACCTGAACAACCACCACGGAGCCACCCTGGCGCTCAACAGAAGAGTATTCAAGTCCAAACACAAGGCTACTCATCAAGTGATGGTTTGGCAAATATATTTGATTATCCTATATCTACAGACCCTCCTTTATCGAGCTTCCAAACATCAAACCAACATCCCGTAAAGCTACCTCAATTTTACGATGTTCCCGGACCTTTACAAACTAATAACTTTTATGGTAACTTTTTGGTTGATGATCAAAACTTACCCGTTTGGACACACCCCTATAGCATATGGAAATCAACAGATGATCAGTTTAAAGGGTTAGGGATCTCCCATACATCTGCTTCTCAAAGAGTTTTTGGTGATGATCCCGATACAGGCAATCttaaatattttttcaacccCGTCGGGATATGCTCAATGATGTTAAGTGCAAATGAATTTGAGCCCCaaaatttcaactttaagGTTGGTGACCTATCAAGGTTCTCCATTGGCTTGAAATTCTTGACTGGCACGGGGGAGATGCACGTCAATGCTGTTCAAGGAATGGGTATGATTACTGCCGTTTACAATGGCTCCATTACCCCCCGGGTTGCCTCTAAGGTTGGTATACAAccaattcaacaattggGAACTACCTCTAATGGATTACAGAAGTACAAGTTTGTATTATTTGACAATACAAGTTGGATAGTATATACCAACTCAATATTAAAACAAGTGTCACAAAATTCTGTTGTCAGCTCTCCAACTAATGGCCAGCAAGTGATCGTTCAAATCGCAAAACTCTCTGACGATAACTCCATCCAATATTATGATAAAGTAGCTGGCTCTTGGGTTACTGGATGCATCCTCGAAGCATCCGTGATTTCAAACAATAGATGCCAGTACACGTTTGATTACTCTATATCGGGTAGTTCAGCTTCTAATAAGATTCTACAATGGTTTTTACCCCATCATATTGATTCAATAGATCCGAAAATGCAGGATGATAAAGCGGGGGATATCTCTCTAGACTCTACTTGTAAGGGTCCTATGGAAGGTTTCATCATTTCACAATTTACCATGGTTGAATCCTTACCGCCAGAGAGCTTAATGTTCGAACCATGGTCAGATAAAAGCGGGGTACATGGCTATTCAAAATACTCATTGGATATTATAAACAAAGTTGCTGAGGAAGagatttctttatttgatgtGGTAAATGAGTCGAATACCGATTCAATGTATGCAACAGGTAAGGTTTTTGATAAAGGTGCATTCCTTCTTTATGTTGTGGCGTTTGTGttgaaaaaccaaaacttAACAAAAATAATGCTGgacaaaatgaaaacagcTTTTGATAAGTTTATAAATAACAGGCAATTGGCACCATTGTGTTATGATAATCAATGGAAGGGAATTGTTTCAACATCTGGACTGCAAGAAGGAAACTTTTATTGTGATTATGGTAACTGCTTCTATAAtgatcatcattttcattatgGTTATCACGTCCATGCTGCCGCAATAGTTGCATTGGTTGATCATAGTTTTGGTGATGGTTCGTGGATCAATGGATCGAAAGACTGGGTCGAAAATCTCATTAGAGACTTTTGTAACCCGTCTCCGAAAGACAAGTATTTTCCACAATTCAGATcgtttgattttttcaatggaCATAGTTTTGCGAATGGTTTGTTTGCTCACGGCGATGGTAAAGACGAAGAAAGTAGCAGTGAAGATTTTCATGCCTATTACGGAATTAGACTATGGAGTGCTATTACAGGAAATAAATCACTAGAAGCGGTTTCCTCTCTGATATTGGCAATTGAGAAAAGAGCGATTGGTATGTACATGTATTATAAAGATGACAATAAAATCATGCCTCCTCGTTTTATTAAGAATAGGGTTTCTGGGATTTTGTTTGAGAACAAAATTGATCATGCTACATATTTTGGAATGGAGAAAGAGTATATTCATGGTATCCATATGATCCCTCTTACTCCAATGAGCAACTATATTAGAGACTCAAGATTTGTGAAGGAAGAATGGGAAGGATTGCAACTAGCGAAACTCGCAGATGCAATTGATAGCGGATGGAAAGGTCTTTTGATGCTAAATTGTGCAATGTATGACCCTAAAAGGTCGTGGGAGTTTTTCAgtagtgaaaaatttcaaagtagATGGCTAGATAATGGTATGTCAAGAACCTGGGCTCTTGCCTACGCAGCTGGTATGGGTGGCTGCTGA